Genomic DNA from Streptomyces sp. NBC_01571:
AGCGGCTTGAACAGGACGATGTCGTCGACGCGGTTGAGGAACTCCGGGCGGAAGTGCCCGCGTAGCTCGCCCATCACGAGGGCGCGGGCGTTGGGCTTGATCTCACCTTCGGCGGTGGCGCCGTCGAGGAGGTGCTCGGAGCCGATGTTGGACGTCATGATGATCACGGTGTTGCGGAAGTTGACGGTGCGGCCCTGCGCATCGGTGATGCGGCCGTCATCGAGGATCTGCAGCAGGGTGTTGAAGACATCGGGGTGCGCCTTCTCGATCTCGTCGAACAGCACGACCGAGTACGGCTTGCGGCGTACGGCCTCGGTGAGCTGGCCGCCTTCCTCGTAGCCCACGTATCCGGGCGGTGCGCCCATGAGCCGGCTGACGGTGTGCCGCTCCTGGTACTCACTCATGTCGAGGCGGACCATGTTCTCCTCGGAGTCGAACAGAGCCCGGGCGAGCGTCTTGGCCAACTCGGTTTTCCCGACGCCGGTGGGCCCGAGGAAGATGAACGAGCCGATGGGCCGGCGTGGGTCGCGGATGCCGGAGCGGGCGCGGATGATGGCGTCGGCGACGAGTTTGACGGCTTCGTCCTGGCCGATGACGCGCTCGCGCAGGATCTCGTCGAGGCGCAGCAGTTTCTCGCGTTCGCCCTCCTGGAGGCGGGCGACGGGGATGCCGGTCCAGGCGGCGACGATCTCGGCGATCTCCTCCTCGGTGACGACCTCGCGCAGCAGCCGGTTCTGCCCTTGTTTGGCGGCCAGTTTCTCCTCTTCTGCGGCGAGTCGGCGCTCCAGGTCCTGGAGGCGGCCGTAGCGGAGTTCGGCGGCGCGGTTGAGGTCGTAGGCGCGTTCGGCCTCCTCCGCCTCGTGGCGGACCTGCTCCAGTTCCTGGCGCAGTTCCTGCACGCGGCGGATCGCCTGCCGTTCGGCTTCCCACTGGGCGTGTTTGGCGTCGGCCTCGCCGCGCAGGTCGGCCAGTTCCCTGCGCAGCTCCTCCAGGCGTGTTTTGCTGGCGGTGTCGGTCTCCTTGGACAGGGCCGCTTCCTCGATCTCCAGGCGGGTGACGCGGCGGGTGATCTCGTCGAGTTCGGCGGGCATCGAGTCGATCTCGGTCCGCAGCCGTGCGCACGCCTCGTCGACGAGGTCGATGGCCTTGTCGGGCAGGAACCGGTCGGTGATGTAGCGGTGGCTGAGGGTGGCCGCGGAGACCAGCGCGGTGTCCTGGATCTTCACGCCGTGGAACACCTCAAGGCGTTCGCGCAGTCCGCGCAGGATGGAGATGGTGTCCTCCACGCTCGGCTCGTCGACCAGGACCTGCTGGAAGCGGCGTTCGAGGGCGGCGTCCTTCTCGATGTGCTTGCGGTACTCATCGAGGGTGGTGGCGCCGATCATGTGGAGTTCACCGCGGGCGAGCATCGGCTTGAGCATGTTGCCCGCGTCCATGGCGCCCTCGGCACCACCGCCCGCTCCTACGACGGTGTGGAGTTCGT
This window encodes:
- the clpB gene encoding ATP-dependent chaperone ClpB, which produces MDMNRLTQKSQEALQEAQTAAVRMGHTEVDGEHLLLALLDQEDGLIPRLLQQAGTEPKELRAAVREELSRRPKVTGPGAAPGQVFVTQRLGRLLDAAEREAKHLKDEYVSVEHLLLALAEEGSSTAAGRLLTQAGITRDSFLSVLTQVRGNQRVTSANPEVAYEALEKYGRDLVLEARSGRLDPVIGRDAEIRRVTQILSRKTKNNPVLIGDPGVGKTAIVEGLAQRIVRGDIPEGLRDKTVFALDMGSLVAGAKYRGEFEERLKAVLSEVKAAQGRILLFVDELHTVVGAGGGAEGAMDAGNMLKPMLARGELHMIGATTLDEYRKHIEKDAALERRFQQVLVDEPSVEDTISILRGLRERLEVFHGVKIQDTALVSAATLSHRYITDRFLPDKAIDLVDEACARLRTEIDSMPAELDEITRRVTRLEIEEAALSKETDTASKTRLEELRRELADLRGEADAKHAQWEAERQAIRRVQELRQELEQVRHEAEEAERAYDLNRAAELRYGRLQDLERRLAAEEEKLAAKQGQNRLLREVVTEEEIAEIVAAWTGIPVARLQEGEREKLLRLDEILRERVIGQDEAVKLVADAIIRARSGIRDPRRPIGSFIFLGPTGVGKTELAKTLARALFDSEENMVRLDMSEYQERHTVSRLMGAPPGYVGYEEGGQLTEAVRRKPYSVVLFDEIEKAHPDVFNTLLQILDDGRITDAQGRTVNFRNTVIIMTSNIGSEHLLDGATAEGEIKPNARALVMGELRGHFRPEFLNRVDDIVLFKPLGERQIERIVDLQFDELRQRLAERRITVELTDAGREVIVHQGYDPVYGARPLRRYISHEVETLVGRALLRGDVQDGATVRVDAEHGELVVTYDQPEDVKGARAA